In Diabrotica undecimpunctata isolate CICGRU chromosome 4, icDiaUnde3, whole genome shotgun sequence, a single genomic region encodes these proteins:
- the LOC140438583 gene encoding protein FAM200C-like has product MIISNVDLFVCVKITSNECVICYEVLCNDAIRHNRQERHFLSKHNSFKDKPKEFFATKSENLKRMKLDSTGSTAQSSEKVLEASYELSLLIAKEKKSDIIGETLVKPCLLQAADIILGT; this is encoded by the coding sequence ATGATTATATCAAATGTGGATTTATTTGTATGCGTAAAGATAACGTCGAACGAGTGTGTAATTTGCTATGAAGTATTATGCAATGATGCAATAAGACATAACCGTCAAGAAAGACATTTTTTATCCAAACATAACTCTTTTAAGGACAAACCAAAGGAATTTTTTGCTAcaaaatctgaaaatttaaaacgGATGAAGTTGGATAGTACTGGTTCTACGGCTCAGTCATCTGAAAAAGTGCTTGAAGCTTCATATGAGCTATCACTTCTGATTGCTAAAGAAAAGAAGAGCGATATTATTGGAGAGACGCTTGTTAAACCATGTTTGTTACAGGCAGCTGATATTATTCTTGGAACATAG